Proteins encoded together in one Pseudomonas sp. TCU-HL1 window:
- a CDS encoding FecR domain-containing protein, which translates to MDEAIAWQLCLDSGEATELERHEFKRWLGAHPEHTQVWQQLAGIDQQLSAALPATARRALLRSGGIRRRSLHRIGGSAMAMVLAMGLGLVLLSQQRPVGDYLADEVTDSGEHRELRLADRSVVPLNSRSALDIDFDGPQRRLYLRSGEILVKTGHDDPRPFVVETEQGHLQPLGTRFLVRHEGEATRLIVLESAVAAEPRNASGERVIRAGEQVLIERQHLGPTATAPVGAEAWSRGLLVAEDMPLAQLIASLGEYRSGYLGLDPALANLRISGVFPLNDIDKALAALPPNLPVRIERFSGWWVRVVPAKN; encoded by the coding sequence CTGGACGAAGCCATTGCCTGGCAGCTGTGCCTGGACTCCGGCGAGGCGACCGAGCTGGAGCGCCATGAGTTCAAACGCTGGCTGGGCGCCCACCCCGAGCACACGCAAGTCTGGCAGCAACTGGCCGGCATCGACCAGCAGCTGTCCGCCGCCTTGCCTGCTACGGCCCGTCGCGCCCTGTTGCGCAGCGGCGGCATACGGCGCCGCAGCCTGCACCGGATTGGCGGCAGCGCCATGGCAATGGTGCTGGCCATGGGGCTTGGCCTCGTATTGCTGAGCCAACAGCGCCCCGTGGGGGATTACCTGGCCGATGAAGTGACGGACAGCGGCGAACACCGCGAGCTGCGCCTGGCCGACCGTAGCGTGGTCCCGCTCAACAGCCGCAGCGCGCTGGATATCGACTTCGACGGACCGCAGCGCCGGCTCTACCTGCGCAGCGGCGAAATTCTGGTGAAAACCGGCCACGATGACCCGCGACCCTTTGTCGTCGAAACCGAGCAAGGCCACCTGCAGCCGTTGGGAACCCGCTTCCTGGTGCGCCACGAGGGCGAAGCCACGCGCCTGATTGTGCTCGAGTCGGCTGTCGCCGCCGAACCGCGCAATGCCTCTGGCGAACGGGTGATCCGGGCGGGCGAGCAAGTGCTTATCGAGCGGCAGCACCTGGGCCCGACGGCAACGGCACCGGTGGGCGCCGAGGCCTGGAGCCGCGGCCTGCTGGTGGCAGAAGACATGCCACTCGCGCAACTCATCGCCAGCCTGGGCGAATACCGCAGCGGCTACCTGGGCCTCGATCCGGCCCTGGCCAACCTGCGCATCAGCGGCGTCTTCCCGCTGAACGACATCGACAAGGCACTCGCCGCCCTGCCGCCCAACCTGCCAGTGCGCATCGAGCGCTTCAGCGGCTGGTGGGTGCGAGTGGTGCCGGCGAAGAATTGA
- a CDS encoding RNA polymerase sigma factor — MSAGDSANPHLVGLPYRDHRDWLYGWLRRTVQCPHRAEDVSQDTFLRLLTRTDLQPPREPRALLATIARGLLVDQFRRNHLERAYLDELALAPQALHPGPEEQALILESLREIDRLLGQLSSKARAAFLHGRLDGLGHAEIAERLDVSPPRVRQYLAQGMRQCYIALYGEPT; from the coding sequence GTGTCGGCCGGTGATTCCGCGAATCCGCATCTGGTAGGGCTGCCTTACCGAGACCATCGCGATTGGCTGTACGGCTGGCTGCGCAGGACGGTGCAATGCCCCCACCGCGCCGAGGACGTCAGCCAGGACACCTTCCTGCGCCTGCTCACGCGCACCGACCTGCAGCCGCCCCGCGAACCCCGTGCCCTGCTGGCCACCATCGCTCGCGGCCTGCTGGTGGATCAGTTCCGGCGCAATCACCTGGAACGCGCCTACCTGGACGAACTGGCCCTGGCCCCTCAGGCGCTGCATCCCGGCCCGGAAGAACAGGCCCTGATCCTTGAAAGCCTGCGGGAAATCGACCGCCTGCTCGGACAGCTCTCCAGCAAGGCGCGGGCAGCCTTCCTCCATGGCCGCCTGGACGGCCTCGGCCATGCTGAAATCGCCGAACGCCTGGACGTCTCCCCGCCGCGCGTTCGCCAGTACCTGGCGCAAGGCATGCGCCAGTGCTACATCGCCCTCTATGGGGAGCCGACATGA
- a CDS encoding PA2817 family protein, which yields MANPYLDHHLALLAHLRSILVALGEAEQVPEENHALFVERFDDLMSELPRDPEGSLYLGQDLISQVFHRYPQIAHLVPRDLLWFFGGDCLHFMPDEEIELFQRLDERRYEAEQNGEPFDWNREKQLLALPEDGSKH from the coding sequence ATGGCCAATCCCTACCTCGACCACCACCTTGCCCTGCTCGCCCACCTGCGCAGCATCCTGGTCGCCCTGGGCGAGGCCGAACAGGTTCCGGAGGAGAACCACGCCCTGTTCGTCGAGCGTTTCGACGACCTGATGAGCGAACTGCCGCGCGACCCGGAAGGCAGCCTCTACCTGGGCCAGGACCTGATCAGCCAGGTCTTCCACCGTTACCCGCAGATCGCCCACCTGGTGCCCCGCGACCTGCTCTGGTTCTTCGGCGGCGACTGCCTGCACTTCATGCCGGACGAAGAGATCGAGCTCTTCCAGCGCCTCGACGAGCGCCGTTACGAAGCCGAGCAGAACGGCGAACCCTTCGACTGGAACCGCGAGAAGCAACTGCTGGCGCTACCGGAAGACGGCAGCAAGCACTGA
- a CDS encoding AAA family ATPase, producing the protein MRTKLDACLHAVNQVLLGKEAQVRLALTCLLARGHLLIEDLPGMGKTTLGHALAKVLGLSFQRIQFTSDLLPGDILGTSVFDKDSGQFVFHPGPVFAELVLADEINRATPKSQSALLEAMEEGQVTIEGATRPLPEPFFVIATQNPVSQGGTFALPESQLDRFLMRLSLGYPAKAAEKALLQGEARRELLPRLEPVFTHAELGLIQAEVPKVVARDAVVDYVLRLVDATRSQPQFAWGLSPRASLALLSAARAWALLAGRDYVIPEDVQAVLPSVVGHRLRERADPSGHGGGALVQWLLREVPAL; encoded by the coding sequence ATGCGAACCAAACTGGATGCCTGTCTACATGCGGTCAATCAGGTACTGCTGGGCAAGGAAGCGCAGGTGCGCCTGGCCCTGACCTGCCTGCTGGCCCGTGGACACCTCTTGATCGAAGACTTGCCCGGCATGGGCAAGACCACGCTGGGCCATGCCCTGGCCAAGGTGTTGGGGCTGAGCTTCCAGCGCATCCAGTTCACGTCCGACCTTCTGCCCGGAGATATCCTCGGTACCTCGGTGTTCGACAAGGACAGCGGCCAGTTCGTCTTCCACCCCGGTCCGGTCTTTGCCGAGCTGGTGCTGGCCGACGAGATCAATCGCGCCACCCCCAAGAGCCAGAGTGCGTTGCTGGAAGCCATGGAGGAGGGCCAGGTGACCATCGAGGGCGCGACCCGCCCGTTGCCGGAGCCTTTCTTCGTCATCGCGACCCAGAACCCGGTCAGCCAGGGTGGTACCTTCGCCTTGCCGGAATCGCAGCTGGACCGCTTCCTCATGCGTCTGTCGCTCGGCTATCCGGCCAAGGCCGCGGAAAAAGCGCTGCTCCAGGGCGAGGCGCGCCGCGAACTGCTGCCGCGCCTGGAACCCGTCTTCACCCATGCCGAACTCGGCCTGATCCAGGCTGAAGTGCCCAAGGTCGTCGCCCGTGATGCGGTGGTGGACTATGTGCTGCGTCTGGTAGACGCCACGCGCAGCCAGCCCCAGTTCGCCTGGGGGCTCTCGCCCCGCGCCAGCCTGGCATTGCTGTCGGCGGCCCGTGCCTGGGCCCTGCTGGCGGGGCGCGACTACGTGATTCCCGAAGACGTCCAGGCCGTGCTGCCTTCGGTGGTCGGTCACCGTTTGCGCGAGCGTGCAGACCCGTCCGGCCATGGTGGTGGCGCGCTGGTGCAGTGGCTGCTGCGCGAAGTGCCGGCGCTCTGA
- a CDS encoding DUF58 domain-containing protein, with product MLDAQVDRWLTRRIPPASQVRLDQRRIFILPSRAGVAFGLALVPMLLVAINYQNSLAYGLTFLLLSVFLVSILHTYRNLSGLNLKAAGGAPVFLGEQAHFHVTLESGGREHQAIALGWPPLPLHVQDVPAEGACDVALHQPTTRRGWLRPRRLRVESRFPLGLLVAWSWVDLDQALLVYPRPLEGDLPLMPGHGEDDGDDGQHVLGAGADDYQGLRAYQPGDSRRRLHWKAYSRGQGLFVKDFAALAGRDLWLDLEPLEGDLEQRLGLLCHWVLQFSSRSQPFGLRLGGQELAPDTGDAHREACLRALALFGVPR from the coding sequence ATGCTGGACGCTCAGGTCGATCGCTGGCTGACCCGGCGTATCCCGCCGGCCAGTCAGGTGCGCCTCGATCAGCGGCGGATCTTCATCCTGCCCAGCCGTGCCGGAGTCGCCTTCGGGCTGGCGCTGGTGCCCATGTTGCTGGTGGCGATCAATTACCAGAACAGCCTGGCCTATGGGCTAACCTTCCTGCTCCTGTCGGTGTTCCTGGTGTCCATCCTGCACACCTACCGCAATCTGTCGGGTCTCAACCTCAAGGCGGCCGGCGGGGCGCCGGTGTTTCTCGGCGAGCAGGCACATTTTCACGTCACCCTGGAGAGTGGCGGTCGTGAGCACCAGGCCATTGCACTCGGCTGGCCGCCTCTGCCGCTGCACGTGCAGGACGTGCCGGCTGAAGGCGCCTGTGATGTGGCGTTGCACCAGCCCACGACTCGTCGCGGTTGGCTGCGGCCCAGGCGTCTGCGGGTGGAAAGTCGTTTCCCCCTGGGGTTGCTGGTGGCCTGGAGCTGGGTGGATCTGGATCAGGCGCTGCTGGTCTATCCGCGTCCGCTGGAGGGTGATCTGCCGCTGATGCCCGGCCACGGCGAGGATGACGGCGACGATGGCCAGCATGTGCTTGGCGCCGGCGCGGACGACTACCAGGGGCTGCGTGCCTACCAGCCGGGTGACTCGCGCCGCCGCCTGCACTGGAAAGCCTATTCGCGCGGGCAAGGGTTGTTCGTGAAGGACTTCGCGGCCCTCGCCGGGCGTGATCTCTGGCTCGATCTGGAGCCACTGGAGGGCGACCTGGAGCAGCGCCTGGGCCTGCTTTGCCACTGGGTTCTGCAGTTCTCGTCCCGCAGCCAGCCGTTCGGCTTGCGTCTGGGCGGGCAGGAGCTGGCGCCGGACACCGGCGATGCCCACCGGGAAGCCTGCCTGCGCGCCCTGGCGCTGTTCGGGGTGCCGCGATGA
- a CDS encoding transglutaminase TgpA family protein: protein MKAAPPITRIGLTWLLVAQVLVILPHLPYLPLWIIAMWLGCAGWRIQIFRMRAQFPGGVVKAALILAVALGVFLSRGTLVGLEAAVVLLVAVFILKLVELRSQRDALVLILLGFFTQVTAYLFNDGMLAALYSLLPLCALLAALVGLQQSRFAERPLVPLKAAGGLLLQAVPLMLLLFLFFPRLGPLWSLPLPNDKGVTGLSDAMSPADIAELSRSGELAFRASFEGPVPPMSQLYWRALTLERFDGRRWSQSLAAHQVQSADWSRQGEPLRYSIVMQPSGKPWLFGLDVAETNEAGVRAMADFRLERNRPVDRPLLYQATSWPQAVREPRGNPAALRRALQLPPQGDLRARAWAAELKQRHADPQELVDTLLAHFNREPFVYTLKPLPLGADSVDAFLFDTRRGFCAHFAGAMTFVLRAAGIPARVVAGYQGGEFNPAGNYVLVHQFDAHAWVEYWLPGRGWVSVDPTFQVAPNRIEFGLEEALAGEQSFLEGSPLSPLRFRQLTWLNRVRLAWDNLNHDWQRWVLGYQGQVQGELVRRWFGSLDSRLLGIGLVGVAAVLMGVLALFLFAPWRRERDPQLRQFQSFERLLARQGVLRGKGEGPRAFAERASRELPRQAAQIRAFVGAFESSRYGSQPVADPARLLRALRRAMPWRLRDARR, encoded by the coding sequence ATGAAGGCCGCCCCGCCCATCACCCGCATTGGCCTGACTTGGTTGCTGGTCGCCCAGGTGCTGGTGATCCTGCCGCACCTGCCCTATCTGCCGCTATGGATCATCGCCATGTGGTTGGGCTGTGCCGGCTGGCGTATCCAGATCTTCCGTATGCGTGCGCAGTTCCCCGGTGGCGTGGTCAAGGCCGCGCTGATCCTGGCCGTGGCCCTGGGCGTGTTCCTCTCCCGGGGCACTCTGGTGGGGCTGGAGGCGGCCGTGGTGCTGCTGGTGGCCGTGTTCATCCTCAAGCTGGTGGAGTTGCGCAGCCAGCGCGACGCCCTGGTGCTGATCCTGCTGGGCTTCTTCACCCAGGTCACTGCCTACCTGTTCAACGACGGCATGCTCGCCGCCCTGTACAGCCTGCTGCCGCTCTGCGCGTTGCTGGCCGCGCTGGTGGGCTTGCAGCAAAGCCGTTTCGCCGAGCGGCCGCTGGTACCTTTGAAGGCCGCCGGTGGCCTGCTGCTGCAAGCGGTGCCACTGATGCTGCTGCTGTTCCTGTTCTTTCCGCGCCTGGGGCCGCTCTGGTCGTTGCCGTTGCCGAACGACAAGGGGGTGACGGGGTTGTCCGATGCCATGAGTCCAGCGGACATCGCGGAACTCAGCCGCTCCGGTGAACTGGCGTTCCGTGCCAGCTTCGAAGGCCCGGTGCCGCCAATGAGCCAGCTCTACTGGCGTGCGCTGACCCTGGAGCGTTTCGATGGGCGTCGCTGGTCCCAGTCCCTGGCGGCCCATCAGGTGCAGAGCGCCGACTGGTCCAGGCAGGGGGAGCCGTTGCGCTACAGCATCGTCATGCAGCCCAGCGGAAAGCCCTGGCTGTTCGGTCTGGACGTGGCCGAGACGAACGAAGCAGGCGTGCGCGCCATGGCGGACTTCCGTCTGGAGCGCAACCGGCCGGTCGATCGACCCCTGCTCTACCAGGCCACCTCCTGGCCCCAGGCGGTGCGCGAACCTCGGGGCAACCCGGCGGCCTTGCGCCGGGCCTTGCAGCTACCGCCCCAGGGAGATCTGCGGGCGCGGGCCTGGGCCGCCGAGCTCAAGCAGCGTCATGCCGACCCCCAGGAGCTGGTGGATACGCTGCTGGCCCACTTCAATCGCGAACCCTTCGTCTACACCCTGAAGCCGCTGCCGCTCGGCGCGGACAGCGTCGATGCCTTCCTCTTCGATACGCGCCGTGGCTTCTGCGCTCATTTCGCCGGTGCAATGACCTTCGTCCTGCGCGCCGCCGGTATACCCGCACGGGTGGTGGCGGGGTATCAGGGCGGGGAGTTCAACCCGGCAGGCAACTATGTGCTGGTGCATCAGTTCGATGCCCATGCCTGGGTGGAGTATTGGCTGCCAGGGCGTGGCTGGGTCAGCGTCGACCCCACCTTCCAGGTGGCGCCCAACCGCATCGAGTTCGGTCTGGAAGAGGCCCTGGCGGGTGAGCAAAGTTTCCTCGAGGGGTCGCCGCTGTCACCCCTGCGATTCCGCCAGTTGACTTGGCTGAACCGGGTACGGCTGGCCTGGGACAACCTCAACCATGACTGGCAGCGCTGGGTGCTGGGGTATCAGGGCCAGGTCCAGGGCGAGCTGGTACGGCGCTGGTTCGGCAGTCTGGACAGCCGTTTATTGGGCATCGGGCTGGTGGGCGTGGCGGCGGTGCTGATGGGCGTGTTGGCGCTATTCCTGTTTGCCCCCTGGCGGCGTGAGCGGGACCCGCAATTGCGTCAGTTCCAGTCCTTCGAGCGCCTGTTGGCGCGCCAGGGGGTCCTGAGGGGCAAGGGTGAAGGGCCGCGAGCCTTTGCCGAACGGGCCAGTCGCGAACTGCCCCGGCAGGCGGCGCAGATCCGCGCCTTCGTTGGGGCCTTTGAATCCAGCCGCTACGGGAGTCAGCCGGTCGCCGATCCGGCCAGGCTGCTGCGCGCGTTGCGCAGGGCGATGCCTTGGCGCCTGCGGGACGCACGCCGATGA
- a CDS encoding CHAD domain-containing protein encodes MARLLDDLIAQVISLEVRLRACIERMSAGTDDEALHDLRVATRRLRSLLRPLRGMPAADVLSQAAADLATLSGPLRDLEVLITELSSQGLDRLTVERVKARRTGYAQLLLAPELTRLFQVLDAWPHLMRVSCREGLLQDLGESVEQSLKKNRRRLEQALRDPSHDRHRLRLLIKRMRYGLEAYPGVVDLSPRTQRLLVGAQSALGKWHDNFQWLARAEQEPDLRALVRAWQVALHAAEVRSDRVLEKLLRRFA; translated from the coding sequence ATGGCCAGATTGCTGGACGACCTGATCGCCCAGGTCATTAGCCTGGAAGTTCGTCTGCGTGCCTGTATCGAGCGCATGAGCGCCGGCACCGACGATGAGGCCCTGCATGACCTGCGGGTTGCCACCCGACGCCTGCGCAGCCTGCTGCGCCCGCTGCGTGGCATGCCGGCGGCGGATGTGTTGAGCCAGGCAGCGGCAGACCTGGCGACCTTGAGTGGCCCGCTGCGGGACCTGGAGGTGCTGATCACAGAGCTGAGCAGTCAAGGCCTGGATCGCTTGACCGTAGAGCGAGTGAAGGCGCGCCGGACCGGCTATGCCCAATTGCTCCTGGCGCCCGAGCTGACGCGCCTGTTCCAGGTGCTGGATGCCTGGCCGCACTTGATGCGGGTGTCCTGCCGCGAGGGGCTGCTGCAAGACCTGGGCGAGTCGGTCGAGCAGTCACTGAAGAAAAACCGCCGCAGGCTCGAGCAGGCCCTGCGCGACCCTTCCCATGACCGCCATCGTCTGCGCCTGCTGATCAAGCGCATGCGCTATGGCCTGGAGGCCTACCCGGGAGTTGTCGATCTGTCACCCAGGACCCAGCGCCTGCTGGTCGGGGCCCAATCGGCCCTGGGCAAATGGCATGACAATTTCCAGTGGCTGGCACGGGCGGAACAGGAGCCTGACCTTCGTGCCCTGGTGCGCGCGTGGCAGGTGGCCTTACACGCCGCCGAAGTTCGCTCCGACCGGGTACTGGAAAAGCTGCTCCGCCGCTTCGCCTGA
- a CDS encoding acyl-CoA thioesterase, producing MNFSELIRSARNNPADVVVPGTWGQGRAAFGGVVAALAFEAMRAKVEPGRPVRSLATTFVGPLEPDVPANFEAELLREGKAVSQVFCRVLQKGQVVAMVQGSFGGSRQSVVQMEAEPAPEMKAPEACVELPYIPNVTPEFTRHLAMRWSIGGMPFSSSRERDMGGWVRFRGEVEREPLTEAHLLALVDAWPPATVPHLPAPAPGSTLTWTIEFVQPLPRLDTHDWCKYRARIEHARDGYGHAASALWTPEGELVAMSRQTVVVFG from the coding sequence ATGAACTTTTCCGAATTGATCCGCTCCGCGCGCAACAATCCCGCGGACGTGGTGGTGCCTGGCACCTGGGGGCAGGGGCGGGCGGCCTTCGGCGGCGTGGTGGCAGCGCTGGCGTTCGAGGCCATGCGTGCGAAGGTCGAGCCGGGACGGCCGGTGCGCTCCCTGGCGACCACCTTCGTCGGGCCGTTGGAGCCGGACGTGCCGGCCAACTTCGAGGCGGAACTGCTGCGCGAAGGCAAGGCGGTGAGCCAGGTGTTCTGCCGTGTGCTGCAGAAAGGGCAGGTCGTGGCGATGGTGCAGGGCAGCTTCGGCGGCTCGCGTCAGTCGGTGGTGCAGATGGAGGCCGAACCGGCCCCCGAGATGAAGGCGCCCGAGGCGTGCGTCGAGCTGCCCTACATCCCGAATGTCACCCCGGAATTCACCCGGCATCTGGCCATGCGCTGGAGCATCGGTGGCATGCCGTTCTCCAGCAGCCGTGAGCGCGATATGGGCGGTTGGGTTCGCTTCCGTGGCGAAGTGGAGCGGGAACCGCTTACCGAGGCCCATTTACTGGCCCTGGTGGATGCCTGGCCACCGGCAACTGTGCCGCACCTGCCGGCCCCCGCACCGGGCAGTACCCTGACCTGGACCATCGAGTTCGTCCAGCCGTTGCCCAGGCTGGATACCCACGATTGGTGCAAGTACCGGGCGCGCATCGAGCATGCCCGCGATGGCTATGGCCATGCGGCTTCGGCGCTGTGGACGCCGGAAGGCGAACTGGTGGCCATGAGTCGGCAGACCGTGGTGGTGTTTGGCTGA
- a CDS encoding Mpo1-like protein, producing the protein MGKRLPNLHAWQWRTYSDNHQHPANLILHVIAVPLFILAAITLVYGLFSFSFRPLVLGLIGIAASLALQGREHKLEGVQPEPFSDRKDAVGRLLVEQFITFPRFILSGQWWRNWRKKKR; encoded by the coding sequence ATGGGCAAACGACTTCCCAACCTTCACGCCTGGCAGTGGCGGACCTATTCGGACAACCACCAGCACCCGGCCAACCTGATCCTGCACGTGATCGCCGTGCCGCTGTTCATCCTCGCGGCGATCACCCTGGTCTATGGCCTGTTCAGCTTCAGCTTCCGGCCCCTGGTGCTGGGCTTGATCGGCATAGCTGCCTCCCTGGCCCTGCAAGGCCGGGAGCACAAACTCGAAGGGGTGCAGCCGGAACCCTTCAGCGACCGCAAGGACGCCGTCGGCCGGCTGCTGGTAGAGCAGTTCATCACCTTCCCGCGCTTTATCCTCAGTGGCCAGTGGTGGCGCAACTGGCGCAAGAAGAAGCGCTGA
- a CDS encoding methyl-accepting chemotaxis protein yields the protein MGTWIRDISLKYKFWAVNAVAFLTTLLLVLHALFLEQQGRSDDARSAAAAQAQLLLSWPTGQALPSSPRIIAFNNGSAPDLTGGQALTNANGWVELPHDGLFGRDPLIGAQVIERNDGQRVAVLASSPSLVQLFGTRLVEYAASVFLLMVALLAASQLLICFLLSHLNTLKDVMLHVERSGDLSARVPLDSRDEVGQMASAFNAMQAGYERVVSTVAQAVARLDEGAARLAGSMGEVRQGMLGQQSETDQAATAINEMSATVHHIAQHAADTRDQSQNADQLAGAGQRVVERVEHSIAGLSSGVQQTAEMIQRLAQDSQKISGVVNVIHGIAEQTNLLALNAAIEAARAGEMGRGFAVVADEVRNLAKRVQDSTDEITSMINALQAGTRDAVDFMRDSSIKADDCVQAAHEAGEALVAITGAVAQMRESNTQIAVAAEQQSQVAEEMTRAVVGIRDVTELTVSQTVESAATSNALAGLASELSQAIRQLKLRA from the coding sequence ATGGGTACCTGGATTCGCGATATCTCGCTGAAATACAAGTTCTGGGCCGTCAATGCGGTGGCCTTCCTCACCACCCTGCTACTGGTCCTGCATGCGCTCTTCCTGGAGCAGCAGGGCCGCTCCGATGATGCTCGCAGCGCGGCAGCCGCCCAGGCGCAGTTGCTCCTCTCCTGGCCCACCGGCCAGGCCCTGCCCTCCTCGCCCCGGATCATCGCCTTCAATAACGGCAGCGCACCGGACCTGACGGGTGGCCAGGCGCTGACGAACGCGAACGGGTGGGTGGAGTTGCCCCATGACGGCCTGTTCGGGCGCGACCCGCTGATCGGCGCGCAGGTGATCGAACGTAACGACGGACAGCGCGTTGCGGTGCTGGCCAGCAGCCCGAGCCTGGTGCAGCTATTCGGTACTCGCCTGGTCGAATACGCCGCATCCGTGTTCCTGTTGATGGTCGCCCTGCTGGCGGCTTCGCAATTACTCATCTGCTTCCTGCTCAGCCACCTCAATACCCTCAAGGACGTCATGCTCCACGTCGAGCGCAGCGGTGACCTGTCCGCGCGCGTTCCGCTGGACAGCCGTGATGAAGTGGGCCAGATGGCCAGCGCCTTCAACGCGATGCAGGCGGGCTACGAGCGCGTGGTCAGCACCGTGGCCCAGGCCGTCGCCCGTCTGGACGAAGGCGCCGCACGACTTGCGGGCAGCATGGGCGAAGTGCGCCAGGGCATGCTCGGCCAGCAAAGCGAAACCGACCAGGCCGCCACCGCCATCAATGAAATGTCCGCCACCGTCCACCACATCGCCCAGCACGCCGCGGACACCCGCGACCAGTCGCAGAATGCCGACCAACTGGCTGGCGCCGGTCAACGGGTGGTCGAGCGCGTCGAACACTCCATCGCCGGGCTCTCTTCCGGCGTGCAACAGACCGCCGAGATGATCCAGCGCCTGGCCCAGGACAGCCAGAAGATCAGCGGCGTGGTGAATGTCATCCATGGCATTGCCGAACAGACCAACCTGCTGGCGCTGAACGCGGCCATCGAAGCCGCGCGGGCCGGCGAGATGGGCCGAGGCTTCGCGGTGGTGGCCGACGAAGTGCGCAACTTGGCCAAACGGGTGCAGGACTCCACCGACGAAATCACCAGCATGATCAATGCCCTCCAGGCCGGTACGCGGGATGCCGTGGATTTCATGCGGGACAGTTCAATCAAGGCGGATGATTGCGTGCAGGCCGCCCACGAGGCCGGCGAGGCCCTGGTCGCCATCACCGGCGCCGTGGCACAGATGCGCGAAAGCAACACCCAGATCGCCGTGGCGGCCGAACAGCAGAGCCAGGTGGCCGAGGAGATGACCCGCGCCGTGGTGGGAATCCGCGACGTCACCGAACTGACCGTCAGCCAGACTGTGGAATCGGCCGCGACCAGCAACGCGCTGGCGGGGCTGGCCAGCGAGCTGTCGCAGGCCATACGCCAGCTAAAACTGCGCGCCTGA
- a CDS encoding TatD family hydrolase, which translates to MQLIDIGVNLTHPSLANDARALLERAQAAGVCQMVLTGTSLEDSEKALLAAEQLDEDGLRLFSTAGVHPHEASHWNSDSQRQLRDLLGEARVRAVGECGLDFNRDFSPRPQQEKALEEQLALAAELGKPVFLHERDADERLLAIVREFRDQLPAAVVHCFTGEKRALYGYLDLDLHIGITGWICDERRGTHLHPLVRDIPRGRLMLESDAPYLLPRSLRPKPKHGRNEPAFLTEVLREVAQHRGESQEDLARHSTDCARAFFGLPAID; encoded by the coding sequence ATGCAACTCATCGACATCGGCGTCAATCTGACCCACCCCAGCCTTGCCAATGACGCTCGCGCGCTGCTGGAACGCGCCCAGGCCGCTGGCGTATGCCAAATGGTGCTGACCGGAACCAGCCTGGAAGACAGCGAGAAAGCGCTGCTCGCCGCCGAACAGCTGGACGAAGACGGCCTGCGCCTGTTCAGCACCGCCGGTGTCCACCCCCATGAGGCGAGCCACTGGAACAGCGACAGCCAGCGCCAATTGCGCGATCTGCTGGGCGAGGCACGGGTACGCGCGGTAGGTGAATGTGGCCTGGACTTCAACCGTGACTTCTCGCCTCGCCCGCAACAGGAAAAGGCGCTGGAAGAGCAACTGGCACTGGCGGCGGAGCTGGGCAAGCCGGTGTTCCTCCACGAGCGCGATGCCGACGAACGCCTGCTGGCCATCGTGCGGGAGTTCCGCGACCAACTGCCGGCCGCCGTGGTGCATTGCTTCACCGGCGAAAAGCGTGCGCTCTACGGCTACCTGGACCTCGACCTGCACATCGGCATCACTGGCTGGATCTGCGATGAACGCCGCGGCACCCACCTGCACCCCCTGGTGCGCGACATTCCCCGTGGCCGCCTGATGCTGGAAAGCGACGCCCCCTACCTGCTGCCCCGCAGCCTGCGCCCCAAACCCAAGCACGGGCGCAATGAGCCGGCCTTTCTCACCGAAGTGCTGCGGGAAGTGGCCCAGCATCGCGGCGAAAGTCAGGAAGACCTGGCCCGACACAGCACCGACTGCGCCCGAGCCTTTTTCGGGCTTCCGGCCATCGACTGA